The following nucleotide sequence is from Rubrobacter radiotolerans DSM 5868.
AACCTGAAGGGGTGGCTCGCGACCGTCGCTCGCAGGCACACCTGGCGGGCGATGGGCAAGCGCTCGCGGGAGATGGTCCGCAAGGACGAGGACCTCGCCGAGCACGCCGCCGTGCTTCTCGGCGAGCGGGAGGACGGGTTCTCGCTGTGGGAGGTCTCCGACTGGCTCCGGAGCGGGCTGGAGCGTGTGTCCGTCCCCTGTCGCAAGCTTCTCTTCGCGCTCTACCTCGACGCCTCGCAGCCCTCCTACGCGGAGGTCTCCGAGAAGCTCGGGGTCCCCGTGGGGAGCATCGGCCCGACCCGCGCCCG
It contains:
- a CDS encoding RNA polymerase sigma factor, with product MSGLKQRDRELDRELLIGCRRGDRRSWRRLLDRYERLVFSIPLSYGLSREDAADIAQLTFTIFLQSADGLREDSNLKGWLATVARRHTWRAMGKRSREMVRKDEDLAEHAAVLLGEREDGFSLWEVSDWLRSGLERVSVPCRKLLFALYLDASQPSYAEVSEKLGVPVGSIGPTRARCLKKLRDVLEAESA